ACCATCACTTCATACCCGCTGCAGTTAGAACGATAGCCTCCAGGGGCGAGTTCATCACCTCATATACTCCATATCAACCAGAGATCAGCCAAGGGATGCTCCAGTCGCTCTTCGAGTACCAGTCGTTCATGGCCGAGCTCACTGCCATGGACGTCGTCAACTCGAGCATGTACGACGCATCGACAGCACTCGGTGAAGCGGTTCTAATGAGCCACAGGATCTCAGGCGGGGACACTTTCCTAATGAGCAGGGCCGTGAGCCCCGAGAAGAAGGATGTAGCGAGAACCTATGCCAGGGGAGCGGACATCAAGATTGTAGATGTCATGTACGATCCGCATACGGGTCAGGTCGATCTCGCTGACCTGAAATCGAAGGTCAAGAACAACATCACAGGGTTCTATTTCGAAACGCCCAATTTCCTGGGGCCAATCGAGACGCAAGCTCATGAGATACGCGGGATGCTCGGCGACAAAACCATGGTCGTTGGGGTGAACCCGATGTCTCTTACGCTCCTCAGGCCGCCAGGAGACGTGGGCGCGGACATCGTCATCGGTGACGCCCAGGCCTTCGGAACACCCATGAACCTCGGAGGCCCGATGATTGGCATATTCGGATGCAAATCGGAACATGTGAGGAAGATGCCCGGCAGGATCATCGGCCTCACGAATGATATAGACGGCAAGCGCGCCTACTGCATGACCCTTCAGACAAGGGAGCAGCACATACGCAGGAGCAAGGCGACCTCGAACATCTGCACGAACGAGGCGTTGGTGGCTCTGACCGCAGCCGCATATCTATCTATCGTGGGGAAGTCAGGATTGAGAGAGATAGCGGCGAAGAACGTGGAGAACATGCACTCGCTCGCGACCAGGATCAACTCGGTCAAGGGCTTCAAGGCGCCTCACTTCAGATCGGCGCACTTCAACGAGTTCGTTGTCTCATCCGACCTCAACTCAGACAGGGTCCACAAAGAACTTCTCGCAAAGGGAGTTCACGGAGGCCTTGTTCTGGACAGATTCTTCCCAGAGCTGAAGCACTCCGCGCTGTACGCGACGACCGAAATGCACACAAAGGCGGACCACGACCAGCTGATCGCCGGCCTGGAGGCTGTCAGATGACCTACCACCAAGCGGTCCACGAGGTCCCAATCATATTCGAGAACTGCGAGCGGCCGACGACTGCAGATAAGTTCGATCCCACCCTTGGCGGGAAGCTCCCTGAGGAGATCGTGAGGAAGGAACTCAACCTTCCGGACCTTCCGGAGAGGGATGTCGTGAAGCATTTCATCAACCTCTCACAGATGAACTTCGGAGTCGACAACGGATTCTATCCGCTGGGCTCGTGCACCATGAAGTACAATCCGAAAGTGTGCGATGAGATTGTCTCGATGAGGACGGTCACCGACATCCACCCGCTCCAGGACCCATCGACAATACAAGGCGCCCTGAAGCTGATGTACGAGCTCGAGCAGATGCTGTGCGAGATCGGAGGAGTCGACACGGTCACGCTTCAGCCTGCCGCGGGAGCCCATGGCGAGTTCACGGGCATACATCTCGTGAAAGCATACCACGAGGCGAACGGGGAGACCAGGAAGGAGGTCATACTCCCTGATACTGCTCACGGGACCAATCCAGCGAGCGCAGCGATGGTCGGCTACGACGTCCTCGACCTGCCTTCCAAGGAGGGATGCGTTGATGTCGAGGCGCTCAAGGCGGCCGTGTCCAAGGACACCGCAGCGTTCATGCTGACGAACCCGAACACCCTCGGCCTGTTCGAGAAGAACGTAAGGGAGATTGCAGGCATACTTCACGATGCGGGAGCGCTCCTGTACTACGACGGCGCGAACCTGAACGCCATCATGGGCAAGACATCACCTGGAAAGATGGATTTCGACATCGTCCACTTTAACCTGCACAAGACTTTTGCGACTCCTCACGGCGGGGGCGGTCCCGGCGCGGGGCCGGTCGGAGTCAAGAAGAAGCTGGAGGAATTCCTGCCCGTCCCGAGAATCGTCGAAAACAAAGGAACCTACTCGCTGGACAGCAACAAGCCAAAGAGCATAGGCAAGGTGAGGGCTTTCTTCGGCAACTACGCAGTCCTTGTCAGAGCCTATGCTTACATCAAGATGCAGGGGGGCAAGGGGCTTGTATCGGTGTCGGAGAACGCGGTCCTCAACTCCAACTACCTGAAGGAGAGGCTGAAGGGCAGCTTCGAGCTACCCTATGATCCGCTCCGGAAGCACGAGTTCGTCCTGAGCGGGAGACCTCTGAAAGCGAAGGGGCTCAGGACCCTGGACTTCGCGAAGAGGCTGCTCGACTACGGTTTCCACGCTCCGACGATCTACTTCCCCATCATCGTGGACGAGGCCATCATGATCGAGCCCACCGAGACGGAATCCAGAGAGACACTGGACGCATTCGCCGATGCGTGCGAGGCAATCCTGAAAGAGGATCCCGAGCTCCTGCACTCTGCACCCCGGAATACTACCAGAAGAAGGCTTGACGAGGCGAAGGCCGCGAGGGACATGATCTTCAGCTGGCGCGCCTACGAGAAGAAGCTCCAGGGCGGGACCGGCGGGCAGTAGACATCAGCGCTTGAACTGGGCGCTGATGAGCGTCCTGGTGCTGGTCACACCGGGTATCGTGCGTATCTTGCCAAGGACATCGTCGCAAAGGACATCGTAGTCCTTGGTCTCCATGCGGACTATCATGTCGAACTGGCCGAACAGCTGGTGTACCTCCGAGAGACCTGGCACCTTGCGCAGATGCTCAAGGACCGAACCCTCCTTGCCTGTTGCGGTGGTTATCAATACGTAGGCCACGACCAGCTGAATCACCTGAATTGGCCTGTAACGTGCTTCTGCCCTACTTATAACCTATCGGAGCGGGCCAGCTGGAAAAATACGATGTGAATGATTATTTATGCTCATCCCCCAATCCGAGAACGACCGCATGACAGGCTTCGTTGTGTTCGAGGGCATAGATGGCTGCGGGAAGTCATCCGTTGCTAGACTCGTTGCCGAAAGGATCGGCAAGCGGGCCGTGCTCACTAGAGAGCCGACCGAATCTTGGATAGGGAAGGCTGTCAGGAAAGGCGACAAGCACAAGGTCAGCCCCTACACGGACGCACTCCTGTTCATGGCAGATAGGGCTCAGCATTCCATCTGGATCTCCGAGCAGCTCAAGAAGGGGAAGCTGGTGCTCTCCGACAGATACTATCATTCTACGGTGGCGTACCAGGCGGCCTACTTGAAGGACAAGTTCGACGGGGACGCATTCAAGTGGCTTCTTGAGGCTAATGAGAGGATATCGCTACATCCCGAACTGACGGTACTTCTGGTCATATCTCCGGAGTCCGCCCTTGAGCGCATCAGAGGCACTAGATCCAAACTATCTCGGTTCGAGAAGCTGGACTTCCTGAGGGAAGTCCACAGCAACTACCTGAAGCTCGCGCGGCAGGACCGTTCAATCGTCAAGGTCGATGCCAAGAAGGACCTCGGGTCAGTCGTCGAGAAGGTACTCCAAGAAATCAAGAAGAGGAAGCTTTAAGCGTATAGGAAATCTCATGAGTGATGCAATGCACCCAGCAGACCATCTGAGGGGATCCAAGAGCGACAGGCTCAAGGGACGCAAGATCGTCCTAGGCGTCACGGGCAGCATCGCTGCCGTGGAGACCGTGAAGCTCTGCAGAGAGCTGATCAGGAACGGAGCGGAAGTCCATGCCGTGATGTCGAAGGACGCGCGGGTCATCGTCCACCCGTGGGCACTCGAGTTCGCGACGGGCAGACCCGTCATCACTCAGATAGACGGCGGGGTCCAGCATGTCGTGCTGTGCGGAGACGTGCCGGACAGAGCCGACCTGCTTCTCATAGCCCCTGCGACGGCCAACACGATCTCGAAGATGGCATACGGGATCGATGATACTCCGGTCACAACGATGGCGACCACGGCGATCGGAGGCGAGATGCCGGTCATGGTCGTGCCTGCGATGCACGGATCGATGATGGCCCACAAGATCGTGAACGATAACATCAGGAAGCTCGAGAAGCTGGGAGTGATTTTCCTTAAGTCGAAGATGGAGGAGTCAAAGGTGAAGATGCCCTCCATAGACTACATCGTCTCTTCAGTCATAGCAGCCATCGGGAAACGGGACCTCGTTGGAAGAAAAGTGCTCGTGATCGCCGGGGCGACCGAGGAGCCCATTGACGATATCCGAGTGGTCACGAACAATAGCTCAGGCGAGACGGGAGTGGAACTCGCGAGGGCTGCTCACGAGAGGGGCGCTAATGTTGAGCTCTGGATGGGCAGATGCGACACCGGACTCCCGGAGCATATCGACACCGTCCGGTTCTCCTCCTTCAACGACCTGTCCAAGCTGCTGAAGGGCAGGAGATTCGACATCGTGTTCTTCCCAGCAGCAGTCTCGGACTACTCCCCAGCCAAGATGCTAGGGAAGATCCCTTCCACCGAGAAGAGCCTGACGCTCGTGCTCAGGAGGAACCCGAAGCTCATAGACACCATCAAGGCCAAACTGGTAGTTGGATTCAAGGCTCAGGCGCGCGTGAACGATGAAGAGCTGGTCAAGGATGCATTGGCCCTCATCAGGCGCTCGAAATGTCACCTAGTCGTAGCCAACAAGGTCGAGAACGTCAAGAGGGGGAAGACGCATGTTGTGCTGGTCAAGAAGGACGTGGAACCAGAGCACCTCGAGGGCACCAAGCTCCAGGTAGCCGACATGATCATAGACAAGGTCGTCAGGATGATTGAATGATTGCCAAGGCGTTCTGCCCTGGGCACATTACCGGTTTCTTCCAGATATGCGAGGTAGAGGATTTGCTGTCGACTGGCTCTAGAGGGGCGGGGCTCTGCCTCTCATTGGGAGCTACTTCGAAGGTCTGGGTATCCCATTCACGAAGGCAAGCCATCGAAGTCCTGATCGATGGCAAGAAGTCGAAGGCAGAGGTAACCAGGACTGCTCTTCGGTATTTGCTGGGTAAGGACAAACTCAAGATCGAAGTCTCCACTAATTTGGACCTGCCACAGAGCCAAGGATTTGGCATGAGCGCTGCAGGTGCTCTCTCCGCGTCGCTGGCACTCGCAGAGGTCCTGGGAAGGAAGAGGCAGGAAGCTTTCGAGGCAGCACACATCGCGGAGATCATGTGCAAGTGCGGGCTCGGAGATGTTTCAGCAATCCACAAGGGCGGCATAACGATCCGGAAGAAGCCTGGGCTACCCCCGATCGGCGATGTGCTACGGATCGATGGCACGCCGGAGGTCGTCCTGGCAGTTGTCGGAAAGAGGTTGCTCACCAAGAGCGTACTCACAGACCCGGCGAAGCGGGAGGCAATCAACGAGAACGGTTCCAAGAGAGTTGATGAGCTTATGGGAAATCCCACGGTGGAGAAACTGATGGAGTTGTCCGCCTCGTTCGCGGTTGAATCGGGCCTGGTATCGAAGCGGATAACGGAGGCAATGGACGCTGCCTCCAAGCTGGGAATGGCGAGCATGTCGATGCTTGGCAGCTCCGTGTTTGCGATCGGAGACAAGAAGGGACTCGCGACTGTCCTATCAGATTACGGCGAGGTCTGGGTCTGCAGGGTGGATGTCAAAGGGCCTCATATGATCTAGCCCCGCAGGTACCTAGGATCGCCCTCGACATGCAAATGTAAAATACGCGCAAAGTCATTGGACCGTTGATGGTAGAGGGGGGTTCGGAGACGGAGGAAACAACATCTGAGTCCTGGGACGTTCGGACCCATGGTCTCGAGCAACTCAAGGAACTCAACGCCATGGAACGGAACCAAGACCGAAGCTACTGGGCGTCCAGCGCAATTTTCGTGGCCGCGAGCGCTATACTCGCAGTCGTCTTCTTCCAGCAGGAGGAACACTATCTGGCGAGGTCGGCCATTGGGGCACTGGGGCTATTGACCACGGCAGTCTGGCTCTTGATTGCGCTACGTTCGCATCAGTTCGAGACGCTGTGGATGAAGAGGGCGGAGGCGCTCGAGGAGAAGCTAGGGGTGGATCCGAAGTACAGGATATGGGGAGAGAGACCAAAGGGGTTCTCTAGCTGGCACTCGATGCTATTGGCAATGGGCGGATTCGTCGCATTCTGGGTGGTCGGGGCGGCGTTTGCCGTCTGGAACCTCTTGGACTGAGGCCGGTCACTCGAACAGCGTGAACAGCCTGTCGTCTCCGCCCACGTCGAACAGTCCTATCCTGGCGCCACTGTCCAGCCATCCATGGGCGTAGTTGATGCACGCAAATGCGTTCACGAGGTCTCCCTTGTGCGAGAAGTCCTTGGCGTCCTCGAAATACGCCTTGGCCATCTTGAGGAAATCATCTGCGAGTTTTCTGTTGAATGACTTCTCTGGCGCAGCGATCTTCAACTTACCCAGAGCTTCTGAGGTCAGAGCGATGTACCGTTCGACCCTTTCCTCCGTCATCATGACGCCCTTAGAGGCCATGTCTACATCCTTCTGGACGGGATGACCTCTACGCTCTCTCCGCCGTGCTTCGACTCCCTGGGCCTTATCTCAACAAGCAACGGCATCGAGACCCCGCCACCGGTGATGATCGCTGTCCCTATGGGGAGCCTCTGGATCTCCTCCTCCATGCCCACGGTCAAGCCTTCGATAGATGACGCGATGGCCTTCAGGTCGTTCGGGTTCGTCACCTTCAGTATTATCTGGGTGTTGCATTGGCTGAGAACGTTCTTGTCGACTTTGGCCGCTCTCTGCGTGATGATCATAAGCCCGAGGCCGAACTTCCTGCCCTCGGATGCGATGGTTCTGAACACCTTGGAGCACGCGACTACGCCGGACTGAGGACAGAAGTTGTGCGCCTCCTCCACCACCAGCATCATGGGCGGTATCTTGCCGACCTTGCGGAGCTCGAACAGGGTGTTCCCGATCCTGTTGACTATCAGCTCCTGGATGTCGGGCGGAGTCCCTCTCAGGTTGATGATGGTGCACTTGCCCTTCTGGATGAGCTCGTCTATCTTAGTGCCCTGGTCCGCGAACACCTCTATCTCGTTCAGGTACTCGAGCTCGTTGATGAGCGTGGCGCACGAAGGTTCAGCGTTTGCTTCGAGGACCGCGATGATGTCGTTTATGGAGTAGTTGCCCTTCGTCTCCTTGAGGGCGTCCACGGCCTTCCTGAGCATCGTGAGGAACGACCTCACGTTCTTGATGTTCGTGAGCCCTATGATCTCCCTGGCATCCAGGTTGTGCAGAGTGAACTTGAGCGGCTTCGCCCCCTTGTTGATGTTCGTGTCAGTTGCGAACTCCACGATCTTGTCATCGTAGCCTTTGGGGGAGACTCCGAAGTCACGCGTGGTCTTCTTCACTGTTCCCTTGTGCTTCATGGTGCAGTATTCGCCGTGAGGGTCCAGGACGCAGACCGTGACATTGTGCTTCATCAGCTCCTCGATTAGAGCGCCGGAACAGTACGACTTGCCACCGCCAGTCTTGCTCAAGATGCTGACATGCTTCTGTACCATCGTGTTGATATCCAACTCAACCCTGATGGCATGACCTGATAGAAGTCCTATGTAGGCTCCCGTGTCGGGGTGCTCCTCGATGCCCACTATCTTACGTATGAGGTCCTCCTTGGCCCGGAAGACGACCTCCCCGGCCTTCAGGGGGGTTCTTGGCACCTGCAACAGATTCCTCTCGTCCCTGTAACCAACCACCGAGATGACGGCAGTCTCCTTCTCATCTATGCTCACGGGCGTTCCCTGCGCCATTACCTCGACGCCCTCGATCGTGAAGTCGGTCTTCCTGACTATCTCGGAGACCTGTCCCAGAATCCAACCGTTGATCTCGTGCTTGACCTGCACGTATTCCATCTTCTCCAGCGGTCCCGTCACGCCGCAGTTGAAGGTGATCGTGCCCACGTTGCCGTATATCATTCCGACAGGCTCGAGCCCTTCAGGTGTGACCTTCCTCTTCGAAAGTAGCCTTGGCCTAGGCGTCTCATGTGGAGCTTGCGGCACCGTCCCATGCATGCTCTGGACCTGTACCCCCGGCGAAGATGGGTACGACTGGTCGATGATCTCGTTCAACTGCATCCCATCGCTGTTCCGTAATATATGTACCAAGTGTATAAATGTTTTCGCACTGGGAGTCGAGCTCCTCGGAGCCGTGAAGATATTAAAGAAGGGACATCATTCCCCGCACCACAGGTACCATGTTCGTCGTCGGGGGGTCGGCGTCGCAGCTCCTCTCCAAGGAGCTGGCGAAGAGTCTGAGGGCGAAGCTCGCCAAGGTCGAGATCAAGAGGTTTCCTGATGACGAGTGCTATGTCAGGATAGATGAAGACCTGGACGACCAGGAAGTCTTCCTCGTACAGACCTCCTGGCCGGACAGGAACATCGTGGAGTTGTTTCTGCTCCAAGATGCGATCAAGGAATTTGATGTCGACTCGCTCACGACAGTTGTCCCGTACTTCGGCTATGCCCGTCAGGACAAGCAGTTCAAACCCGGGGAGCCGATAAGCGCCCGTGCGATCGCGCGTCTCATCCAGATGAATACTGACGAGTTCATCACCGTGGACGTGCACGCCCCGAGCGTCACGGATTGGTTCGAGGGCAAGTCGGCCAAGAACGTGGCCGCGTACCCCGAGATCGGGAAGTTTCTCAAGGGCAAGAGGATCGAGCTCATTCTATCGCCGGACGAAGGAAGGGCCGACAACGCAAAGCGCGTCGCCGACGTCGTCAACTGCGAGGCAGACTTCCTCGTGAAAGAACGCTTGGACGGGGAGACGGTCAAGATGACCCCGAAACGGCTCGATGCGAATGGCAAAAAGGTGGCCGTCGTGGACGATATCATCTCCACCGGCATAACCATCATCAAGGCGGCCGAGCAGCTCAGGAAGCAAGGGGCGGCGAAGATCTACGCCGTATGCACCCACGGGGTTTTCGCCGGCAATGCCATACCCAAACTAGAAGCCGTGTGCGACGAAGTCTGCACCACTGATACCATCGAGAATCCCAAGACCTGCATTTCCGTGGCTCCTCAGATTGCAAAGATAGCCAGGGATTGAAGGCGTTGTGATTCAGGCGCTTCATTGCTCCCACCGGCACGCATCAGCAGCCATGGACAACCATTAAGACATGCATTGCAAATATGCGACCCCGAAGGAATTGGTGAGGAGATGATTCCATCGAGGTGGGCCGGTAGGGTCATCCTGTCGATTATACTCGTAATCATGCTCGTGTTCCTGTCGATATCGTTGCCCATTTTCGCAGTCCGTTATGTGGATGATTCTGGCAATTCCCACGATTCAGCCGTCGTCTACAGGGACTACATAGACAAAGATATCGGACTCAACGACCTGTTTCGCGACAGTGTTCTGAGCACGGCGATGTGGTACTTCACTGTGACGACATGGATCTGGATGTTGCTCGCCATCATGTTCATAGGATTGATGTTGTTGAACATCAGGTGGGGAAGCCTCGTTTGGGGATGGATCATGGCAATCACCGGCGCGATCTCGATAGCATACCTGTCGGCGAAGCTGGCAGCAACTAGCGGATCGCTGGCGTATGCGAACATTGAAGGATTCTACGGCACTCTGACCAGCTCAGGAGGAACGGAATATCACTGGGGACCAGGTCTTGGCTGGTGGGTCCTGCTCATCGCTGTGATCATTCAAATCCTGGCTGTCATGGCGCGGACTTATTCCGTTATTCATGAGTCCAAGACCGAGCGCGCCTGGACAGAGACCCCTCCCGCCCAGGACGGACCAAAACCTACATAAGGCTCCCTTTGTTTCCAGACCACGCCATGAAGAAGGCAGAGGACTTCAGCGAGTGGTACAACGAGATCGTCGAGAGGGCCAACCTGACGGACAAGAGATATCCCATCAAGGGGATGAACGTCTGGACGCCCTACGGCTGGAAGATCATGCAGGCGATCGACTCCCAGATAAGACAGGAGTTCGATGCGACGAACCATCTGGAAGTGTGCTTCCCGCTTCTAATCCCTGAGGACCAGTTCGCGAAGGAGAAGGAGCACATCAAGGGGTTCGACGCCGAAGTGTTCTGGGTGACGCACGCAGGTCTGAACCCGCTCGACGTCAAGCTGCTCCTGAGGCCCACTAGCGAGACGGCCATGTACCCGATGTTCGCGCTCTGGGTAAGATCCCATGCGGACCTTCCGCTCAAGACCTACCAGATAGTCAACACCTTCAGGTACGAGACGAAGCAGACCAGGGCGTTTATCCGTGTAAGGGAGATCCATTTCTTCGAATCGCACACATGCCACGCGGACTTCGAAGACGCCGAGAGGCAGGTCAACGAGGACTACGACATACTCAGGCTCCTAGCCAAGAAGTGGTGCATTCCGTACAGACTGCTCAAGCGCACTAACTGGGACAAGTTCCCAGGGGCGTTCTACACCGTCGGGATAGACACGCTCCTGCCCGATGGCAGGAGCCTCCAGCTCGGCTCGATACACCAGTACATGGAGAACTTCTCTAAGCCTTACGAAATCAAGTACGAGGACGAGAAGGGGGAGCACAGGTACGTCCATCAGACCACCTTCGGCATGAGCGAGCGCCTGGTCGGCGCGGTCGTGGCGCTACACGGCGACGACAAGGGCATCGTCCTGCCTCCCGATGTGGCGACGAACCAGGTAGTGATCGTTCCTGTCCTTGCCAAAGGGGAGACTGAGAAGGTCTCTGCAGCAGCCAGGGAATTGCACGATGAGGTCAAGGCTGCCGGTGTGAGGGCGAGCATCGACGAGAGAGATGTGCGGCCAGGCGTGAAGTACTACGACTGGGAGCTCAAGGGCGTCCCGCTGAGGCTGGAACTGGGCAAGAGGGACATCGAGAAGGGCATGGTCACATTCGTCCGCAGGGACACGGGTGAGAAGACCCTGAAGGACCGCAAGAACGTGGCAGCCGAGGTCAAGGACATGCTCGCGCTCATTGCCAAGGACATGATGGCTAGAGCGTCCAAGGAGATGGAGAACGGGATTGCTACGGTAGACAGCCTCGACAATCTGCCCGAAAAGATGATAAGAGTCGGCTGGTGCGGTGGGGATGATTGCGGACACGAGTTGGAGACACGGTCGGACATGAACATTCTCGGAACGCCAGTAGACGACGAGCATTTCTCAGGCTCTTGCGTTGTGTGCGGCAAACCGACCAAGTCCCCGGTCTACCTGGCGAAAGTCATGTGACGGTCGTCTACGCTTCGGTTGGCTTCTTCCAGTTGAGGAGGATGCCGAAGACGCCGAATGATATCAGAAGTATGTAGATCGTATAGATGCCGATGTTGCCCCTGGTGAACGGGCTCCACGTGCCATAGAGGATGCCCCAAGCCCAATAGAGCGCTACACCCGCGACCAGCAGGATCGTATAGAAGGTCAGTACGGCCTTCCGCTGGAAACCTTCGCCCTCTGCCATCATCGCGCCCAATGGATTGGTCGTATAAATGGGTTTCTAGCCCCCGGTTCTGTCTAGACTCGGGTGGTACATATAGTACCAACTATCAAGAATACGTTGTCTCGTTGACCACCAGATGCCAGTCAAGGCAC
This region of Candidatus Thermoplasmatota archaeon genomic DNA includes:
- the gcvPA gene encoding aminomethyl-transferring glycine dehydrogenase subunit GcvPA — translated: MALSECSLEMLQYLKLKSVDELFKDIPREVRIDGLRLPDGLSELELRRELETMMAVNKTASSQPTFLGAGVYHHFIPAAVRTIASRGEFITSYTPYQPEISQGMLQSLFEYQSFMAELTAMDVVNSSMYDASTALGEAVLMSHRISGGDTFLMSRAVSPEKKDVARTYARGADIKIVDVMYDPHTGQVDLADLKSKVKNNITGFYFETPNFLGPIETQAHEIRGMLGDKTMVVGVNPMSLTLLRPPGDVGADIVIGDAQAFGTPMNLGGPMIGIFGCKSEHVRKMPGRIIGLTNDIDGKRAYCMTLQTREQHIRRSKATSNICTNEALVALTAAAYLSIVGKSGLREIAAKNVENMHSLATRINSVKGFKAPHFRSAHFNEFVVSSDLNSDRVHKELLAKGVHGGLVLDRFFPELKHSALYATTEMHTKADHDQLIAGLEAVR
- the gcvPB gene encoding aminomethyl-transferring glycine dehydrogenase subunit GcvPB; its protein translation is MTYHQAVHEVPIIFENCERPTTADKFDPTLGGKLPEEIVRKELNLPDLPERDVVKHFINLSQMNFGVDNGFYPLGSCTMKYNPKVCDEIVSMRTVTDIHPLQDPSTIQGALKLMYELEQMLCEIGGVDTVTLQPAAGAHGEFTGIHLVKAYHEANGETRKEVILPDTAHGTNPASAAMVGYDVLDLPSKEGCVDVEALKAAVSKDTAAFMLTNPNTLGLFEKNVREIAGILHDAGALLYYDGANLNAIMGKTSPGKMDFDIVHFNLHKTFATPHGGGGPGAGPVGVKKKLEEFLPVPRIVENKGTYSLDSNKPKSIGKVRAFFGNYAVLVRAYAYIKMQGGKGLVSVSENAVLNSNYLKERLKGSFELPYDPLRKHEFVLSGRPLKAKGLRTLDFAKRLLDYGFHAPTIYFPIIVDEAIMIEPTETESRETLDAFADACEAILKEDPELLHSAPRNTTRRRLDEAKAARDMIFSWRAYEKKLQGGTGGQ
- a CDS encoding Lrp/AsnC ligand binding domain-containing protein, with amino-acid sequence MIQLVVAYVLITTATGKEGSVLEHLRKVPGLSEVHQLFGQFDMIVRMETKDYDVLCDDVLGKIRTIPGVTSTRTLISAQFKR
- the tmk gene encoding dTMP kinase, translating into MLIPQSENDRMTGFVVFEGIDGCGKSSVARLVAERIGKRAVLTREPTESWIGKAVRKGDKHKVSPYTDALLFMADRAQHSIWISEQLKKGKLVLSDRYYHSTVAYQAAYLKDKFDGDAFKWLLEANERISLHPELTVLLVISPESALERIRGTRSKLSRFEKLDFLREVHSNYLKLARQDRSIVKVDAKKDLGSVVEKVLQEIKKRKL
- the coaBC gene encoding bifunctional phosphopantothenoylcysteine decarboxylase/phosphopantothenate--cysteine ligase CoaBC, with the protein product MHPADHLRGSKSDRLKGRKIVLGVTGSIAAVETVKLCRELIRNGAEVHAVMSKDARVIVHPWALEFATGRPVITQIDGGVQHVVLCGDVPDRADLLLIAPATANTISKMAYGIDDTPVTTMATTAIGGEMPVMVVPAMHGSMMAHKIVNDNIRKLEKLGVIFLKSKMEESKVKMPSIDYIVSSVIAAIGKRDLVGRKVLVIAGATEEPIDDIRVVTNNSSGETGVELARAAHERGANVELWMGRCDTGLPEHIDTVRFSSFNDLSKLLKGRRFDIVFFPAAVSDYSPAKMLGKIPSTEKSLTLVLRRNPKLIDTIKAKLVVGFKAQARVNDEELVKDALALIRRSKCHLVVANKVENVKRGKTHVVLVKKDVEPEHLEGTKLQVADMIIDKVVRMIE
- a CDS encoding GHMP kinase codes for the protein MIAKAFCPGHITGFFQICEVEDLLSTGSRGAGLCLSLGATSKVWVSHSRRQAIEVLIDGKKSKAEVTRTALRYLLGKDKLKIEVSTNLDLPQSQGFGMSAAGALSASLALAEVLGRKRQEAFEAAHIAEIMCKCGLGDVSAIHKGGITIRKKPGLPPIGDVLRIDGTPEVVLAVVGKRLLTKSVLTDPAKREAINENGSKRVDELMGNPTVEKLMELSASFAVESGLVSKRITEAMDAASKLGMASMSMLGSSVFAIGDKKGLATVLSDYGEVWVCRVDVKGPHMI
- a CDS encoding DUF357 domain-containing protein, with translation MMTEERVERYIALTSEALGKLKIAAPEKSFNRKLADDFLKMAKAYFEDAKDFSHKGDLVNAFACINYAHGWLDSGARIGLFDVGGDDRLFTLFE
- a CDS encoding ATP-binding protein, with the translated sequence MHGTVPQAPHETPRPRLLSKRKVTPEGLEPVGMIYGNVGTITFNCGVTGPLEKMEYVQVKHEINGWILGQVSEIVRKTDFTIEGVEVMAQGTPVSIDEKETAVISVVGYRDERNLLQVPRTPLKAGEVVFRAKEDLIRKIVGIEEHPDTGAYIGLLSGHAIRVELDINTMVQKHVSILSKTGGGKSYCSGALIEELMKHNVTVCVLDPHGEYCTMKHKGTVKKTTRDFGVSPKGYDDKIVEFATDTNINKGAKPLKFTLHNLDAREIIGLTNIKNVRSFLTMLRKAVDALKETKGNYSINDIIAVLEANAEPSCATLINELEYLNEIEVFADQGTKIDELIQKGKCTIINLRGTPPDIQELIVNRIGNTLFELRKVGKIPPMMLVVEEAHNFCPQSGVVACSKVFRTIASEGRKFGLGLMIITQRAAKVDKNVLSQCNTQIILKVTNPNDLKAIASSIEGLTVGMEEEIQRLPIGTAIITGGGVSMPLLVEIRPRESKHGGESVEVIPSRRM
- a CDS encoding ribose-phosphate diphosphokinase, giving the protein MFVVGGSASQLLSKELAKSLRAKLAKVEIKRFPDDECYVRIDEDLDDQEVFLVQTSWPDRNIVELFLLQDAIKEFDVDSLTTVVPYFGYARQDKQFKPGEPISARAIARLIQMNTDEFITVDVHAPSVTDWFEGKSAKNVAAYPEIGKFLKGKRIELILSPDEGRADNAKRVADVVNCEADFLVKERLDGETVKMTPKRLDANGKKVAVVDDIISTGITIIKAAEQLRKQGAAKIYAVCTHGVFAGNAIPKLEAVCDEVCTTDTIENPKTCISVAPQIAKIARD
- the proS gene encoding proline--tRNA ligase, which produces MKKAEDFSEWYNEIVERANLTDKRYPIKGMNVWTPYGWKIMQAIDSQIRQEFDATNHLEVCFPLLIPEDQFAKEKEHIKGFDAEVFWVTHAGLNPLDVKLLLRPTSETAMYPMFALWVRSHADLPLKTYQIVNTFRYETKQTRAFIRVREIHFFESHTCHADFEDAERQVNEDYDILRLLAKKWCIPYRLLKRTNWDKFPGAFYTVGIDTLLPDGRSLQLGSIHQYMENFSKPYEIKYEDEKGEHRYVHQTTFGMSERLVGAVVALHGDDKGIVLPPDVATNQVVIVPVLAKGETEKVSAAARELHDEVKAAGVRASIDERDVRPGVKYYDWELKGVPLRLELGKRDIEKGMVTFVRRDTGEKTLKDRKNVAAEVKDMLALIAKDMMARASKEMENGIATVDSLDNLPEKMIRVGWCGGDDCGHELETRSDMNILGTPVDDEHFSGSCVVCGKPTKSPVYLAKVM